The following are from one region of the Phycisphaerales bacterium genome:
- a CDS encoding GC-type dockerin domain-anchored protein produces the protein MTIAASRFVAVVWCLCAATLLAQSPCPPAEQSAIGGAMFDVAIHEDVAYIANGGGGLLVLDLHDPARPTELAELALPGQAQAIALEPAAQLAYIAGADGGLHVIDVVQPRRPRLVYSLATNGLARDVAIADGLLLVAQSEAGLGVYDLTNPRVPAFRSHLVTPELAVGVAAQDSLAVVALARVSPILVSLEDPAAPSITATLTELTSCWDVDMGDGYVYAQGRLSPVDLCVATYDVGDPAVPVQTDSDCIAGGRLRVAQDRLLVTRHRELLIYDLADPSQPELAERISTGVYLTAVAWTGGPWVVAGSEALLAIASDPPHGVLGRFDQVDLSQLDRAVVGGDLMVTGGAFQVVDVADPTTPTFRGRAEIYGYDAAIDGDLAYVTRFLDLTVIDLGDPARPTAVGSVRVPGSDAETYRVEVRGNIAYTYSLDMYFRIITTLASIDVHDPNNPAVLDTLVGVGNAFDMAVGDGLIITADGPLRFVDATDPANLRPLGQLEGSYNAVTLNEDLAFTIHGGPVQSLRIVDASDAATPRIIADLPLTRAPAYLEDLVVVDGVAYLVGREAGLLRVDVADPSDPVELEPVAIAGEPYSITARGTLLVVTTTRGVRLLETGQCGPCRADLDGDGSLTLFDFLTFQNAFATGNLDTADFDGDGVLTLMDFLAYQRAFAMGCG, from the coding sequence ATGACCATCGCCGCATCGAGGTTTGTTGCCGTCGTGTGGTGCCTGTGCGCTGCCACGCTGCTGGCCCAGTCGCCCTGCCCGCCGGCCGAGCAGTCGGCAATCGGCGGAGCGATGTTCGACGTGGCGATCCACGAAGACGTCGCCTACATCGCCAACGGCGGGGGTGGCTTGCTCGTGCTCGATCTTCATGACCCTGCCCGGCCGACCGAGTTGGCCGAGCTAGCGCTGCCCGGGCAGGCGCAGGCCATTGCACTCGAGCCCGCGGCGCAGCTGGCGTACATCGCCGGCGCGGACGGGGGGCTGCACGTCATCGACGTCGTGCAGCCTCGGCGACCACGCCTGGTGTACTCGCTTGCGACCAACGGGCTGGCCCGCGACGTAGCGATCGCAGATGGGCTGCTGCTGGTGGCCCAGAGCGAAGCGGGGCTGGGCGTCTACGACCTTACCAACCCGCGCGTACCGGCCTTTCGATCGCACTTGGTGACGCCGGAACTGGCCGTCGGCGTGGCAGCGCAAGACTCACTCGCGGTGGTCGCCCTGGCGCGCGTCAGCCCCATCCTCGTATCGCTTGAGGACCCGGCGGCCCCGTCCATCACCGCAACGCTCACCGAGTTGACGTCCTGCTGGGACGTGGACATGGGCGACGGCTACGTGTATGCCCAGGGGCGGCTTTCGCCGGTCGACCTGTGTGTCGCCACGTACGACGTTGGCGACCCAGCCGTACCGGTGCAGACCGACTCGGACTGCATCGCGGGCGGCCGGCTGCGTGTGGCCCAGGATCGGTTGCTGGTCACCCGCCATCGCGAACTGCTGATCTACGACCTGGCCGACCCGTCGCAGCCCGAACTGGCCGAACGGATCTCCACCGGCGTATACCTCACCGCCGTGGCATGGACCGGCGGCCCGTGGGTGGTCGCCGGATCGGAGGCCCTCCTGGCCATCGCGAGTGATCCGCCGCACGGCGTGCTCGGGCGATTCGATCAGGTCGACCTCAGCCAGTTGGATCGCGCGGTCGTTGGCGGCGACCTGATGGTGACGGGGGGCGCGTTCCAGGTAGTCGACGTGGCCGACCCGACCACGCCGACGTTCCGGGGGCGGGCCGAGATCTATGGCTACGACGCGGCGATCGATGGTGATCTGGCGTACGTCACGCGTTTTCTTGATCTGACCGTCATCGACTTGGGCGACCCTGCCCGCCCCACCGCCGTCGGCTCGGTGCGCGTGCCGGGCAGCGATGCGGAGACATACCGCGTGGAGGTGCGTGGCAACATCGCGTACACGTACTCGCTGGACATGTACTTCCGCATCATTACCACGCTGGCCAGCATCGACGTGCACGATCCGAACAACCCCGCCGTGCTGGACACGCTGGTGGGCGTGGGCAACGCGTTCGACATGGCGGTTGGAGACGGCCTGATCATCACCGCCGATGGGCCGCTGCGCTTCGTCGACGCCACCGACCCGGCCAACCTGCGGCCGTTGGGCCAGCTCGAGGGTTCGTACAACGCCGTGACGTTGAACGAGGATTTGGCGTTCACCATCCACGGCGGGCCGGTGCAGTCGCTGCGCATCGTCGACGCCTCCGATGCCGCAACGCCGCGGATCATTGCCGATCTTCCGTTGACCCGGGCCCCAGCGTACCTGGAAGACCTCGTCGTCGTCGACGGCGTGGCGTACCTGGTCGGCCGCGAAGCCGGACTGCTCCGCGTCGATGTTGCCGATCCGAGTGATCCCGTCGAGCTCGAACCGGTTGCGATTGCGGGCGAGCCGTATTCGATCACGGCCCGCGGCACGTTGCTGGTGGTGACCACCACGCGGGGCGTCCGTCTGCTGGAGACGGGCCAGTGCGGGCCGTGCCGCGCGGATCTCGACGGCGACGGATCGCTCACGTTGTTCGACTTTCTCACGTTCCAGAATGCCTTCGCCACCGGCAACCTCGACACCGCCGACTTCGACGGCGACGGCGTGCTGACGCTCATGGACTTCCTGGCGTACCAGCGGGCGTTCGCGATGGGCTGCGGCTGA
- the ffh gene encoding signal recognition particle protein, with protein MLERLTEGFQSALRNLSGQGAISEKNVREAMAQVRESLLEADVALEVVEKFCDQVVQEALGKKVTESVKPGEEMIKIVHDRLVVLLGGEPGTASDPGIHTVSPGPTVIMMCGLQGSGKTTTCGKIAAWLRKKDLSSTLVAADLQRPAAVEQLETVAQQAGGFPGSAPVKFHGELDQIGAYGERVGVAVDVCKRGLKQARANGSDVAILDTAGRLHVNDDLMGELKKVKAACNPHYIFLVVDSMTGQDAVRSAKAFHEQLGIDGVILTKFDSDTRGGAALSVREVTGAPVRFVGTGEKLDALEPFHPERFAGRILGMGDVVSLVEKAQQEVTEEEAEKLQNKMMRGELGMDDFLKQLKTIRKLGPMKQVLGMLPGVGSALKDVSIDDKELDRVEAQIQSMTAAERKKPKLIDNSRKRRIARGAGVDQQTVGRLVKQFNTINQLTRGMGDMSARSKMSTMTHMAQGAAGGDSAAAAASMMPSIARRKSTKGGKPKGFKQRKKRK; from the coding sequence ATGCTCGAACGACTCACCGAAGGCTTCCAGTCCGCCCTGCGAAACCTCTCAGGCCAGGGCGCCATCTCCGAGAAGAACGTGCGCGAGGCCATGGCCCAGGTCCGCGAGAGCCTCCTCGAGGCCGACGTCGCCCTCGAGGTCGTCGAAAAGTTCTGCGACCAGGTCGTCCAGGAAGCCCTGGGCAAGAAGGTCACCGAGAGCGTCAAGCCGGGCGAAGAGATGATCAAGATCGTCCACGACCGGCTGGTCGTGCTCCTGGGCGGCGAGCCGGGCACGGCCAGCGACCCGGGCATCCACACCGTCTCTCCCGGCCCCACCGTCATCATGATGTGCGGCCTGCAGGGCAGCGGCAAGACGACCACCTGCGGCAAGATCGCCGCCTGGCTCCGTAAGAAGGACCTCTCCAGCACCCTCGTCGCCGCCGACCTGCAGCGCCCCGCCGCCGTCGAGCAGCTCGAGACCGTCGCCCAGCAGGCCGGCGGCTTTCCCGGCAGCGCGCCGGTCAAGTTCCACGGCGAGCTGGACCAGATCGGCGCGTACGGCGAGCGCGTGGGCGTGGCCGTCGACGTCTGCAAGCGCGGGCTCAAGCAGGCCCGCGCCAACGGCAGCGACGTGGCCATCCTCGACACCGCCGGCCGCCTGCACGTCAACGACGACCTGATGGGCGAGCTCAAGAAGGTCAAGGCCGCGTGCAACCCGCACTACATCTTCCTGGTGGTCGACAGCATGACCGGCCAGGACGCGGTGAGGTCAGCGAAGGCCTTCCACGAGCAGCTCGGCATCGACGGGGTCATCCTCACCAAGTTCGACAGCGACACGCGCGGCGGCGCGGCGCTGAGCGTTCGAGAGGTCACCGGCGCCCCCGTCCGCTTCGTGGGCACGGGCGAGAAGCTCGACGCGCTGGAGCCCTTCCACCCCGAGCGCTTCGCCGGGCGCATCCTGGGCATGGGCGACGTGGTGAGCCTGGTTGAAAAAGCCCAGCAGGAGGTCACCGAGGAAGAGGCCGAGAAGCTGCAGAACAAGATGATGCGCGGCGAGCTGGGCATGGACGACTTCTTGAAGCAGCTCAAGACCATCCGCAAGCTCGGGCCCATGAAGCAGGTCCTGGGCATGCTGCCCGGCGTGGGCTCGGCGCTCAAGGACGTCAGCATCGACGACAAGGAACTCGATCGCGTCGAGGCCCAGATCCAGTCGATGACCGCGGCCGAGCGCAAGAAGCCCAAGCTCATCGACAACTCGCGCAAGCGCCGCATCGCCAGGGGCGCGGGCGTCGACCAGCAGACCGTCGGCCGGCTGGTCAAGCAGTTCAACACCATCAACCAGCTCACCCGCGGCATGGGCGACATGAGCGCCCGCAGCAAGATGAGCACCATGACCCACATGGCCCAGGGGGCGGCCGGGGGAGACAGCGCCGCCGCGGCCGCCTCCATGATGCCCTCGATCGCCCGCCGCAAGAGCACCAAGGGCGGCAAGCCCAAGGGCTTCAAGCAGCGCAAGAAGCGGAAGTAA
- a CDS encoding Ppx/GppA phosphatase family protein, with the protein MDSFPTAAASPTSVDRPLRLAAIDVGSNSIRLLIAERDDEGGYHVLDEEKVSPRLGHALAETGMIAPDRLEDAIGAVERMKQIALGYGVAEIRVIATSAVREAGNGHEFVAGVERLSNLKTEVIGHEDEGRLAHKSVAAAFDVRKLPFAVADIGGGSTEVVFSRSGAVEKVVGLKLGAVRVADMFGGARASEPHTFDEMRQYLKGAIEVAVGKMPLKPKVLFGTGGTYSALASIQMAREGTSAESVQGHRLTREQVTKTLTKLRSALEKGESVAGLNKDRYDIILPGAAIVEALMKTLKVDELVVHDRGIRDGLMLSMLEGHTAQSKGRGAPPAATPTRATLGSRSESIRRFARKCRYHEAHSEHVTMLSLEIFDQLAQQLPEIARELARSHPSHPLAVDHETAMDAQGRGVLEASGVLHDIGYLVNHSKHHKHSYYIIANGELDGFSPRERELIANVARYHRRSPPKNSHEPYAAMDNHDRKIVRRLAGILRVADGLDRTHTQVVDRVAVTIEARASDGHPADHPNTAVFTVESPSDVSTDVWGAQRKSELFCSAFGLRTAFETA; encoded by the coding sequence ATGGATAGCTTTCCTACTGCCGCTGCGAGTCCTACTTCCGTCGACCGTCCGCTGCGTCTGGCGGCCATCGACGTGGGCAGCAACTCCATCCGCCTGCTCATCGCCGAGCGTGACGACGAGGGCGGGTACCACGTGCTGGACGAGGAGAAGGTCAGCCCGCGCCTTGGCCACGCCCTGGCCGAGACGGGGATGATCGCCCCGGACCGGCTGGAAGACGCCATCGGCGCCGTCGAGCGAATGAAGCAGATCGCCCTGGGCTACGGGGTGGCCGAGATCCGCGTCATCGCCACCAGCGCCGTGCGCGAGGCGGGCAACGGACACGAATTCGTCGCCGGCGTCGAGCGGCTGAGCAACCTCAAGACCGAGGTCATCGGCCACGAGGACGAGGGCCGCCTGGCCCACAAGAGCGTGGCGGCGGCCTTCGACGTGCGCAAGCTGCCGTTTGCCGTCGCGGACATTGGTGGCGGCTCGACCGAGGTCGTCTTCAGCCGCAGCGGGGCCGTGGAGAAGGTCGTGGGCCTGAAGCTGGGCGCGGTGCGCGTGGCCGACATGTTCGGCGGGGCCAGGGCGTCCGAGCCGCACACCTTCGACGAGATGCGTCAGTATCTCAAGGGCGCCATCGAGGTGGCCGTTGGGAAGATGCCCCTCAAGCCCAAGGTGCTCTTCGGCACCGGCGGCACGTACAGCGCGCTGGCGTCGATCCAGATGGCCCGCGAGGGCACGAGCGCCGAGAGCGTGCAGGGCCACCGGCTGACCCGCGAGCAGGTCACCAAGACGCTCACCAAGCTGCGCTCGGCGCTCGAGAAGGGCGAGTCGGTGGCCGGGCTCAACAAGGACCGCTACGACATCATCCTGCCGGGCGCGGCCATCGTCGAGGCGCTCATGAAGACACTGAAGGTCGACGAGCTGGTCGTGCACGACCGTGGTATCCGCGATGGGCTCATGCTGTCGATGCTCGAGGGCCACACCGCGCAGAGCAAGGGCCGAGGCGCCCCGCCCGCCGCTACGCCCACGCGCGCCACGCTGGGTAGCCGCTCGGAATCCATCCGCCGCTTCGCGCGCAAGTGCCGCTACCACGAGGCCCACAGCGAGCACGTGACGATGCTGTCGCTGGAGATCTTCGACCAGTTGGCCCAGCAGTTGCCCGAGATCGCCCGCGAGCTGGCCCGCTCGCACCCCAGCCACCCGCTGGCGGTCGACCACGAGACGGCGATGGACGCCCAGGGTCGCGGCGTGCTCGAGGCCTCGGGCGTGCTGCACGACATCGGCTACCTGGTCAACCACTCCAAGCACCACAAGCACAGCTACTACATCATCGCCAACGGCGAGCTTGACGGCTTTAGCCCCAGGGAGCGCGAGCTGATCGCCAACGTCGCGCGGTACCACCGCCGCAGCCCGCCCAAGAACAGCCACGAACCTTACGCGGCCATGGACAACCACGACCGCAAGATCGTTCGCCGGCTGGCGGGCATCCTGCGCGTCGCCGATGGGCTCGACCGCACGCACACGCAGGTGGTCGATCGCGTGGCGGTCACGATCGAAGCCCGCGCCTCGGATGGACACCCCGCCGACCACCCCAACACGGCGGTCTTCACCGTCGAGTCACCCAGCGACGTGAGCACCGACGTCTGGGGTGCGCAGCGCAAGAGCGAGCTCTTTTGCTCGGCGTTCGGGCTGCGCACGGCGTTCGAGACCGCCTAG